In the genome of Thunnus maccoyii chromosome 15, fThuMac1.1, whole genome shotgun sequence, one region contains:
- the cks1b gene encoding cyclin-dependent kinases regulatory subunit 1, translating into MSHKQIYYSDKYDDDKYEYRHVMLPKDLAKRVPKTHLMSESEWRNLGVQQSQGWVHYMIHQPEPHILLFRRPLPSQKS; encoded by the exons ATGTCTCACAAACAGATCTACTACTCCGATAAATATGACGATGACAAATACGAGTACAG GCATGTAATGTTACCCAAGGACCTTGCCAAGCGTGTCCCCAAGACCCATTTGATGTCAGAGTCTGAATGGAGAAACCTGGGGGTCCAGCAGAGCCAAGGATGGGTGCATTACATGATCCATCAGCCAG agccacacaTCTTGCTGTTCCGACGCCCCCTGCCCAGCCAGAAGTCATAA
- the pbxip1a gene encoding pre-B-cell leukemia transcription factor-interacting protein 1 isoform X1 has translation MRLNEWLAGEKSTEYNKAESVPCCAKSSLKRAMSDNSSSSGSSGSSTNSWTLLSPEEAAVENVGPVDDGTESLGDVPSLSEEVAGAAAEFKPSDIPVETVLSEEGHQVCQETSPESSEGPVPSSPSRMSPLPPNPLDPPDLDLESQPPVIHDIVTSSPSDSELLGATPFVTNIDLGAPFDIPVPDFPPAEPEEFSSAALMTEIPVSAEPVLDTPADIGASLSEESPVFTAEPEVNIPTETLTAADPPSHVEADVSLVHESTEPPSPVPESLVTEGPIADSPAPETVGSAEAVEEETEPSQTVTQYEREEEQEEPSSSFDLGDTSSYDEGLRRRNVPSFEAPRPRTSDEEDEEEEVEFKLAEKKEEKPWFSLNKCIVGALVLLFLGSLFLSGDFDASELSDGEQSQDGLSSDPQDMKELLDKLTQENQQIAQLEAQLQSQKEELDSALKAVAASGDEKHKADLEKENTKLKAELSSLPDLKKELESLRARVTELSQLTADQEMPPATSSSAPQPGDKDGQSNLKSAGPERRKDKNEGGRLKEELHRQKVLLEESKKRLQGMKKDGGDRKRVRDSLEEIQKKLSEQVERWGKKKPQESKWKGNKERDHWKKEEKKEWRGEKDWKPSKEGGWRDKEERKEKDWKPQKQNTHKEAWRKHQDEWERKKDERRMDREERRKEKPWHGRPGKKSHDHKHQQQHDHHQHRQPHQNSNKDFWRDQEQKLRRNVRPQVGCSSVEDCAGKEGLYAVELPEFEELLEGYLSKLEGSSPESKDKIRKLTADFFEDGVFIHDRVLFSDFAEDVADILEDMVDVLEDGQKDDDSLEEEMEEFEREALWKFAATA, from the exons ATGCGTCTGAATGAATGGTTGGCTGGGGAAAAAAGCACCG AATATAATAAAGCTGAATCTGTCCCGTGCTGTGCCAAGTCGAGCCTGAAGAGGGCGATGtctgacaacagcagcagctcaggcAGCAGTGGCTCCTCCACCAACAGCTGGACCCTCCTTTCCCCCGAG GAAGCTGCTGTTGAGAATGTCGGGCCGGTGGACGACGGCACAGAGAGCCTGGGCGACGTCCCCAGTCTCTCTGAGGAGGTGGCAG GAGCTGCTGCGGAGTTCAAACCCAGTGACATTCCAGTAGAAACTGTCTTGTCTGAAGAAGGCCATCAG GTGTGTCAAGAGACCTCTCCAGAGTCCAGTGAGGGTCCCGTCCCTTCCAGTCCATCCCGGATGAGTCCCCTTCCACCCAACCCCCTTGACCCTCCAGACCTAGATCTGGAGAGTCAGCCTCCTGTCATCCATGATATTGTAACTAGTTCACCCAGTGACAGTGAGCTTCTTGGTGCCACACCCTTTGTCACCAACATTGATCTGGGGGCTCCATTCGATATCCCCGTGCCTGACTTCCCCCCAGCTGAGCCTGAGGAgttcagctctgctgctctcatGACTGAGATCCCTGTCTCTGCTGAGCCAGTGCTTGACACGCCTGCTGATATCGGGGCGAGCCTTTCTGAGGAGAGTCCTGTATTCACTGCTGAACCTGAGGTTAACATCCCCACGGAGACGCTTACAGCCGCTGATCCTCCCTCTCATGTTGAAGCTGATGTCAGCCTCGTTCATGAGAGTACAGAGCCACCAAGCCCAGTCCCAGAGAGCCTGGTGACAGAAGGCCCCATCGCTGATAGTCCTGCACCAGAGACTGTCGGTTCAGCTGAGGCTGTGGAGGAGGAGACGGAGCCATCACAGACAGTGACCCAGTATGAGcgagaagaagaacaagaag AGCCATCCAGTAGTTTTGACTTGGGTGACACAAGCAGCTATGATGAGGGACTGAGGAGGAGAAATGTGCCCTCCTTTGAGGCACCAAGACCAAGAACATCagatgaggaagatgaggaggaggaagtggaatTCAAGCTGGCtgagaagaaggaggaaaaaccATGGTTCTCCTTGAACAAATGTATCGTGGGTGCTCTGGTCCTGCTCTTCTTAGGTTCCCTTTTCCTCTCAG GTGACTTTGACGCCTCCGAACTGAGTGATGGAGAACAAAGCCAG GACGGACTTAGCAGTGATCCACAGGATATGAAAGAGCTATTGGATAAACTGACACAGGAAAACCAACAAATCGCTCAGCTAGAGGCTCAACTACAG TCTCAGAAAGAAGAACTCGACTCAGCGCTGAAGGCAGTAGCAGCAAGCGGTGATGAAAAGCATAAAGCAGatctggaaaaagaaaacacaaagttgaAGGCGGAGCTGTCATCTTTGCCTGACCTAAAGAAAGAGCTGGAGAGTCTGAGGGCGAGGGTGACTGAACTCAGCCAACTCACAG CTGATCAGGAAATGCCTCCAGCTACCTCAAGCTCAGCCCCTCAGCCTGGTGACAAAGATGGTCAGAGTAATCTGAAATCAGCTGGACCTGAGAGGAGGAAGGATAAAAATGAGGGAGGCAGGCTGAAGGAAGAACTCCACAGGCAGAAGGTTCTTTTGGAGGAAAGCAAGAAGAGGCTGCAAGGGATGAAAAAAGACGGAGGCGACAGGAAGCGAGTCAGGGACAGCTTGGAGGAGATCCAGAAGAAGCTTTCTGAACAAGTTGAGAGGTGGGGGAAGAAGAAGCCACAGGAGTCCAAATGGAAAGGGAACAAAGAGCGGGACCActggaagaaagaggagaagaaggagtgGAGAGGTGAGAAAGACTGGAAACCTAGCAaagagggaggatggagggacaaagaagagaggaaggagaaggatTGGAAGCCTCAAAAGCAAAACACTCACAAAGAGGCATGGAGGAAACACCAGGATGAgtgggagaggaagaaggatgAGCGCAGAATggacagggaggagaggaggaaggagaaacCGTGGCACGGTCGGCCCGGTAAGAAGTCCCACGACcacaaacatcagcagcagcatgaccATCACCAGCACCGCCAGCCTCATCAGAACAGCAACAAGGACTTCTGGAGAGACCAGGAGCAGAAGCTCAGACGGAACGTCCGCCCCCAGGTGGGCTGCAGCTCTGTGGAGGACTGCGCCGGCAAGGAAGGGCTCTACGCAGTGGAGCTACCTGAGTTCGAGGAGCTTCTGGAGGGCTACCTGAGCAAGCTCGAAGGATCTTCACCCGAGAGCAAGGACAAGATCCGAAAGCTGACCGCTGACTTCTTTGAGGACGGGGTGTTTATCCACGACAGGGTTCTTTTCAGCGACTTTGCCGAGGACGTGGCGGACATTCTGGAGGACATGGTGGACGTTTTAGAAGATGGGCAAAAGGACGACGACTCcctggaggaggagatggaggagttTGAACGAGAGGCCCTGTGGAAGTTTGCTGCCacagcctaa
- the pbxip1a gene encoding pre-B-cell leukemia transcription factor-interacting protein 1 isoform X2, translating to MSDNSSSSGSSGSSTNSWTLLSPEEAAVENVGPVDDGTESLGDVPSLSEEVAGAAAEFKPSDIPVETVLSEEGHQVCQETSPESSEGPVPSSPSRMSPLPPNPLDPPDLDLESQPPVIHDIVTSSPSDSELLGATPFVTNIDLGAPFDIPVPDFPPAEPEEFSSAALMTEIPVSAEPVLDTPADIGASLSEESPVFTAEPEVNIPTETLTAADPPSHVEADVSLVHESTEPPSPVPESLVTEGPIADSPAPETVGSAEAVEEETEPSQTVTQYEREEEQEEPSSSFDLGDTSSYDEGLRRRNVPSFEAPRPRTSDEEDEEEEVEFKLAEKKEEKPWFSLNKCIVGALVLLFLGSLFLSGDFDASELSDGEQSQDGLSSDPQDMKELLDKLTQENQQIAQLEAQLQSQKEELDSALKAVAASGDEKHKADLEKENTKLKAELSSLPDLKKELESLRARVTELSQLTADQEMPPATSSSAPQPGDKDGQSNLKSAGPERRKDKNEGGRLKEELHRQKVLLEESKKRLQGMKKDGGDRKRVRDSLEEIQKKLSEQVERWGKKKPQESKWKGNKERDHWKKEEKKEWRGEKDWKPSKEGGWRDKEERKEKDWKPQKQNTHKEAWRKHQDEWERKKDERRMDREERRKEKPWHGRPGKKSHDHKHQQQHDHHQHRQPHQNSNKDFWRDQEQKLRRNVRPQVGCSSVEDCAGKEGLYAVELPEFEELLEGYLSKLEGSSPESKDKIRKLTADFFEDGVFIHDRVLFSDFAEDVADILEDMVDVLEDGQKDDDSLEEEMEEFEREALWKFAATA from the exons ATGtctgacaacagcagcagctcaggcAGCAGTGGCTCCTCCACCAACAGCTGGACCCTCCTTTCCCCCGAG GAAGCTGCTGTTGAGAATGTCGGGCCGGTGGACGACGGCACAGAGAGCCTGGGCGACGTCCCCAGTCTCTCTGAGGAGGTGGCAG GAGCTGCTGCGGAGTTCAAACCCAGTGACATTCCAGTAGAAACTGTCTTGTCTGAAGAAGGCCATCAG GTGTGTCAAGAGACCTCTCCAGAGTCCAGTGAGGGTCCCGTCCCTTCCAGTCCATCCCGGATGAGTCCCCTTCCACCCAACCCCCTTGACCCTCCAGACCTAGATCTGGAGAGTCAGCCTCCTGTCATCCATGATATTGTAACTAGTTCACCCAGTGACAGTGAGCTTCTTGGTGCCACACCCTTTGTCACCAACATTGATCTGGGGGCTCCATTCGATATCCCCGTGCCTGACTTCCCCCCAGCTGAGCCTGAGGAgttcagctctgctgctctcatGACTGAGATCCCTGTCTCTGCTGAGCCAGTGCTTGACACGCCTGCTGATATCGGGGCGAGCCTTTCTGAGGAGAGTCCTGTATTCACTGCTGAACCTGAGGTTAACATCCCCACGGAGACGCTTACAGCCGCTGATCCTCCCTCTCATGTTGAAGCTGATGTCAGCCTCGTTCATGAGAGTACAGAGCCACCAAGCCCAGTCCCAGAGAGCCTGGTGACAGAAGGCCCCATCGCTGATAGTCCTGCACCAGAGACTGTCGGTTCAGCTGAGGCTGTGGAGGAGGAGACGGAGCCATCACAGACAGTGACCCAGTATGAGcgagaagaagaacaagaag AGCCATCCAGTAGTTTTGACTTGGGTGACACAAGCAGCTATGATGAGGGACTGAGGAGGAGAAATGTGCCCTCCTTTGAGGCACCAAGACCAAGAACATCagatgaggaagatgaggaggaggaagtggaatTCAAGCTGGCtgagaagaaggaggaaaaaccATGGTTCTCCTTGAACAAATGTATCGTGGGTGCTCTGGTCCTGCTCTTCTTAGGTTCCCTTTTCCTCTCAG GTGACTTTGACGCCTCCGAACTGAGTGATGGAGAACAAAGCCAG GACGGACTTAGCAGTGATCCACAGGATATGAAAGAGCTATTGGATAAACTGACACAGGAAAACCAACAAATCGCTCAGCTAGAGGCTCAACTACAG TCTCAGAAAGAAGAACTCGACTCAGCGCTGAAGGCAGTAGCAGCAAGCGGTGATGAAAAGCATAAAGCAGatctggaaaaagaaaacacaaagttgaAGGCGGAGCTGTCATCTTTGCCTGACCTAAAGAAAGAGCTGGAGAGTCTGAGGGCGAGGGTGACTGAACTCAGCCAACTCACAG CTGATCAGGAAATGCCTCCAGCTACCTCAAGCTCAGCCCCTCAGCCTGGTGACAAAGATGGTCAGAGTAATCTGAAATCAGCTGGACCTGAGAGGAGGAAGGATAAAAATGAGGGAGGCAGGCTGAAGGAAGAACTCCACAGGCAGAAGGTTCTTTTGGAGGAAAGCAAGAAGAGGCTGCAAGGGATGAAAAAAGACGGAGGCGACAGGAAGCGAGTCAGGGACAGCTTGGAGGAGATCCAGAAGAAGCTTTCTGAACAAGTTGAGAGGTGGGGGAAGAAGAAGCCACAGGAGTCCAAATGGAAAGGGAACAAAGAGCGGGACCActggaagaaagaggagaagaaggagtgGAGAGGTGAGAAAGACTGGAAACCTAGCAaagagggaggatggagggacaaagaagagaggaaggagaaggatTGGAAGCCTCAAAAGCAAAACACTCACAAAGAGGCATGGAGGAAACACCAGGATGAgtgggagaggaagaaggatgAGCGCAGAATggacagggaggagaggaggaaggagaaacCGTGGCACGGTCGGCCCGGTAAGAAGTCCCACGACcacaaacatcagcagcagcatgaccATCACCAGCACCGCCAGCCTCATCAGAACAGCAACAAGGACTTCTGGAGAGACCAGGAGCAGAAGCTCAGACGGAACGTCCGCCCCCAGGTGGGCTGCAGCTCTGTGGAGGACTGCGCCGGCAAGGAAGGGCTCTACGCAGTGGAGCTACCTGAGTTCGAGGAGCTTCTGGAGGGCTACCTGAGCAAGCTCGAAGGATCTTCACCCGAGAGCAAGGACAAGATCCGAAAGCTGACCGCTGACTTCTTTGAGGACGGGGTGTTTATCCACGACAGGGTTCTTTTCAGCGACTTTGCCGAGGACGTGGCGGACATTCTGGAGGACATGGTGGACGTTTTAGAAGATGGGCAAAAGGACGACGACTCcctggaggaggagatggaggagttTGAACGAGAGGCCCTGTGGAAGTTTGCTGCCacagcctaa
- the s100a11 gene encoding protein S100-A11, whose amino-acid sequence MEAAICTLVTQFKTYAGKDGSSSTLSKEEFTNLVTSQLPNYVKNASDPASIDQLMGSLDENNDGELTFSEFWQLIGKLASKQGGFGQ is encoded by the exons ATGGAAGCTGCCATCTGCACCCTTGTCACCCAGTTCAAGACATACGCCGGGAAAGACGGATCCTCCAGCACCCTGAGCAAAGAGGAATTCACCAACCTGGTGACCTCTCAGCTTCCCAACTATGTCAAG AATGCCAGCGACCCTGCATCGATCGACCAGCTCATGGGCTCTCTGGATGAAAACAACGATGGGGAGCTGACCTTCTCCGAGTTCTGGCAGCTGATTGGAAAACTGGCGAGCAAGCAGGGTGGCTTCGGCCAGTAG